The sequence below is a genomic window from Sardina pilchardus chromosome 9, fSarPil1.1, whole genome shotgun sequence.
TCTACCCCCTACCTGTGTCAGATTTCAGCAAGTTTGTATCCAGTGTGTGACGTaaatctctccatccatttggCGTGAGAAGCAGCTTCAGTGGGAGCTTGCTGAAACTAGACAGATGTCTATGGCTGAAACTAATGTCAATAACAGCTAGCTGATTTGCTACGAGCTGCACTGGAATAACGCTACTGATTACGCACTTACAATGAACTGGTGAGCATTCTTACATGAACATAATTATGGCATCCAAGACAAACTCATGAGTTACAAAATAAGGAAGTTACGCTACGGTTGTGGACAGGACATCAGAAAATACATGTTAGGCGAGAAGGCTAACTCGTCTTCCATGACGTCTGAATATACATGTGTAACTTGGCTAACCCCGACATAGCTAGTTTGCAAACTAATTGGGTAAGCCGTATCGAGTTTGAATGTTTTAGTTTGCAACAAGGTACTGTGTCGTAATGACTACACTTCTAAGACTATCGTGGTGGACAGCAATATTTATTTGACAGAGTAACGCGGCATAGTAATGCATGGTGTTAAGTTAACGTTAACTCATTATTATGGCTACGATGTCAACTTGGGTGTCGTTAGCTGGCTAATTTAGCCCACAATTTAGCACTGAAAGCAATATTGCATTGTTTACTTATTCCTTCTGTACTGTCCTAACAATATACAGTGTTCAATGCCATTATACATCAAAGTAATCATTATCGGTTACCTGCTAACTTAATGTTGTGAAAGTTTGAGGCTAACTTAACCCTTTGGTTAGCGAGAGTTGATGTACTACAACACTCGTGTACTGTTGCTGAAGATTACCCAGAGGATAATAACGAAGCTAATTTGTTTTAATAATCAAATTGGGTTGTACCTGTTACGTTACAGACCGGTTACAACAGGAGTTGTGATATAGTGAACTATCTATGTGCTCGCTGTTAGCTTCTAAATTTAGCGAGCTATGCTAGGTTGCTTTTAGCTAGCTAGCCAACGTTATCTGTCACAATGGCTTACTTCCGTCATGCATCGATGACTGTTTGATTTGACTGAAATATCGATTTTTTACTTAATCAACTAACAACATCCAACTTATTTGATCATTATTGTCTTGTTTGATGTTACGAATATTAGCAGCTAGCCGTTTTGGATGAACATTAGCTATCTTGTTGGCCAACCGGTGATTGGTTTGACGTTAGCATTAATACGTGTAATGTGTGGATACTACATTGTGAAGACAGCAATGTAAATAAACGGGATGCTGATCATTGCTTGTTCAGAAATTACAATAACACTTGTTCacttttcttttgtgtttgttgatATCCATCATCCATCAACTTTAACAGACTTGCTACCTGTGGCCAGCATTGAAAACGTCAGAGGTTATCAACATCATCGACTGTTTTGTAGGTGAGTTGACTGTAAGAGTAACAACGAGCGTGTCTCTGACCTAGAGGTGTAGCTGTTTGAACCTTTACCATGTTGGATGGGTTGGTTTAGTTGGACTAAAGTTGATGTGTTTGTTTCGGATTATGTCAGGTGAATGATTAGTCTGATGGTGTGATATCTGGCTGGCTGTAGATATCTAATGGACGGGTGAGTTGTAATTATATATAATTGGAGCAGAGGCAGGAAAGCCTGAAAAAGGCAAGCATGGAATTGTAGGTTATCAAGTTTTGGAATGGGCCCAATAATTCAGACTGTTGTTAGCAGTTCTTCCTAACTTCAAAGAGCCATCTTCTTCGATGTGAAGACAAATTTGCATGTACGTAAAGGGTACCAACCTGACagctttatttatgtatttacttATTTTCTCATAAGCAGTTTGTAGGATTGGTCCTACAGTTAATGTGGTGGGATCAAACAAATATTGTATGATTAGACAGCTCGAGAATCCCAAGAGTAGGTGCatgttattgttttttcttctcttgGAGCACTGAGTGTATACAGTGGTTGTGGTTCTGAGAAAATCTTGGGCCCACAAATGTTTTAGACACAGTTATTCCTTTCATCCATGATTTTATAACAAGCATTCACACTAttcataaaaaaacacagtcCCGTTAGcagggctcaaaattagcaccagccaccagccaaatgctggtaaattttgaagttggctgaaaaatatgtatttcctattgaatggctggtggatttcaccagtttatctgtctctggcttgtagatattcacatttcaaaaagtaaTTTTGACCCCTGCCCGTTAGCCTCTGATTTGTTTACCTTTtgctacatttacattttcagcttgacctctgaccccatcACGCTGTAAATCTTTCGGTCTTCAACAACCGCCGGAGCCATGTCGTCCCGCGTCCTGCTGCGGCAGCAGCTGATGAGGGAGCAGGcacaggagcaggagaggcGAGAGGCCCAGCAGCAGGCCTCAGTGGCCCAGCTCCGGGCCTCTGACTCCTCCCCTGCTATCTCTGTCACGGTGCCCCCCTCCGCTGCTCGCCCGCCTCCCGCACAAGTACCTGTGGAGGTGCTCAAGGTACGTGTCCTTTAACATCTGGATCCCTTTAAGTAAAAGTAAACTAAATAACTTTACTGCAATTAATACAATTAAAATATGGAGaagattgtgtaaaataatgaaaGTTAAAGATGAGGATTGGATTTGCTTGAGAGAAATACAAAAGGACCCACATTTCATTCCAAATAAAGTGGACAATGCCTTTAAGATCTGGCAAAGTAAGGGTATTATAAGATATTATCACTTGTATGACGATCTAGGGTTTGTCTCCTTTGACATAATAGCTAGTAAATATCACCTCCCAAGAAGTCATTTTTATAGATATTTACAAGTGAGAAGTTACTTAAACGAGAATACTGAAATAAAAACTTTGAAAGAGTTCCATCCTCTGGTGGGGCAAATGGTCAAATATATTCAAAGTGAAAGTATAAAGAACGTAACTAGACAAATCTATCAAATATTCCTACTAAATGAAGAAAACGTAATAAAGAGTATcaaagagagatgggaggatgaGTTAAAAATGTCCCTATCTGAAAAAGAATGGGAGCAGAGTTTTAGAGATATGGGGACTTACACAAGATCTTCATTCTGGCGGGAATATGCATGGAAGATGAATGTCAGATATTTTAGAACACCATCAACTTTAAAATATACTCAGACAGGCACTAAATGTTGGAGAGAATGTGGGGCAAATAATGCAGATTACGCACATGTGTTCTATGCATGTGAGAAAATACAAGCTTATTGGAAGAATGTCCTActtataacaaaacaaatattgaaaAAAGTGGGTGCTATAAAGGAACACAACATACTGCTAGGCTTTCGGCCCCAAACATTGGAAAAAGAACATTTATACATCTTCTGGGTCTTGAGAATAACAGCTCTTAAGCAAATAACCAAAAATTGGAAAAAACTTGAACCACCTAGGATAGGTAAATGGTTGGAGAGTGTAGCAGAAATGTACGAAATGGAGAAGGTAACCCATAATATAGTCAATAAGGATAATGTTTTTGAGAAAAGATGGGAACTTTATCAGATAAGTAGAGTAGAACTTGGAGAAATATATTGAATGAAGGAAAGGGAttggggagggaaagagggggggatggggggggggggggtaaatgaTCTGATATAGTTGCTGATATAGAAGTAACAAAGCCAGTATTTTggtattttgtttattgtttgagtgtgagtgtgagtgtgagtgtgagtgagagtgagagtgagagtgagagtgagagtgagagtgagagtgagagtgagagtgagagtgagactatgagagtgagtgagtgagtgaaagttttttatttttgtttcatttatatatatttttttttttctctttttttcacactTGTACACATACACGAAGGTTGTatttgtcactttttcctttttgtaattgttattattatttgtctttttttttaaaactataattatcattatgattataattactcattattattatttggacATGTATGTTTCctttgacaaaataaaaaagtataaaaaaaaaaaaaaaaaaaggtacgtGTCTACACCGCACttaacactttttgccttttaaAACTACTTATTATATATTGTAGTTTGAATTACAGAGGATAGGAGGAGTTGCATAAGAGTGTCTGTTGTTGATTATTTGGGCTTTCCTTCCTGTTATGTTTGTGCCATGCAAACAGCCCTTTTCCTTGTATCTTTTACATATGGTGCCTTCATGTGCTATGGTACTTATGGTAAATACtaaaagccgaggtcaaaaatgcacatgaacaccatctcatgtggtattttccactgggcaACTCTTGTTTactactaaacatgttttgctactgttagCAGATattttttgtagcctatacaatgttgtgtcattgacaattgtaatataatgctttaacactcagtgtacatttttaaaaagctgttatggtttGGAGTTACCTACCCAGAGCAATATGCTAGCTAGTGATGAGCgacaggcaatttactcatttcCTATCAGTACGGCAacaaagcacttgaacacaacacactggtaactaccagttcacaaatggaaaatataatCTTTTCCATAGCACGTGAAAGCAGCAATAGACTACTGATTAAAGTCATGTGATGGTGGGGTGTTATCAGATACAGTCTCCACATTTGCACACATGTTTTTATGGGGAGGATTAAGATAAACTTAATTGTCCTTGGAGAGAAATTAATCTTGGCTGTTCTAGTGCCACTCATAGCTGCTTACAATTCAACACACCAATGCAACACAACAAGACACATAAGAAAGCAAAccaaatagataaacagacagcaagaaaaaacatgaaaatgaataCAGGATAGAATTACTAATAAATAAGATAAAATACCAAAagacatatattttttatatacctCTTTACTCCTCTTTACCAAGGGTGCTGAATATATATCGTACACACAGAGCTTGTGAATGTCTATGTCTGTGACTAAAATGCAAtgttctgttgtgtgttgtgtttttatgaAACTATATAGGTGCAGACTCACTTGGAAAATCCAACAAAATACCACATCCAGCAGGCTCAGCGGCAGCAGGTCAAGCAGTACCTCTCTACCACTCTTGGGAATAAAGTAGCAACTCAGACTCTCGGGGTGTCGCCTGTCCTCCAGTCCAGCTCGGCCCCCGAGATGGCCCCATCTGCCAGCAGTGCCCCCAACAGCCCGATGGCACTTCTGAATCTGGGGTCCCACAAGGAGGAGGTACACTATACTCTATAccaggggtattcaattaaaattcaaagaggtccagttactaaaatgtcttcccggcaaaggtccgaatcttaaattgtcactgaaaatagtgtaggctaccctgaagttaataaaatcaataacgcatgtacatttctaggcctatttaatttattgttacatttcaagtgttttcaaagtaatatgcttgtaacataccgaaaagtcttaacttgaatggtacttgaatgcaaaacaatactgtagttgtctttactaggcctacatttcaagaaagacagacaacagacactgaatagaataaatataaagtgcaaaataactttgagcagcctgaacctatttcaagcagcctaggcctaatgtaaaacattccgaatcttttgaataaaataaaagtggatctttaagaaaagaaaaaaagacctttgcatACTGCGTTCTAGTATCCTCTGCTAATAGTTAAGATGTTATTgaatcttgttgttgaagctgacaatgggatctgtaaagtttctgcagccgcattaagcactcattcacagctgctgtcccatcgctaaatgctctcttgtgttgcatcaaaatccacgcaatctttaacgaacactaatttgcctgtacgtgcatgcgtgatcacacgagtagacctgtcatagtgtgctttcaatttgataattattatcctacctccgccaaggaaagtaatgttttcatcggggtttgcgtttgtttgtctgtttgttagctctcggagtgcttttcaagttttacttgccctcactgcggacttctgcgtgtacctttcctctaacgacccatgtttgatctcagtgacgcacgctaacgtcgccacagtttcacagcgcatattcacagcagcacgaacgtattggtccgtccgtccattcatctttaaaagttcggttttcaccatcatttttgagcaagccattttctctcatctcctctctctcccgctaggcctattctctgttgctgaaaggtaaacaatcgagttgattggcttggctacggacgatgctctttgataatattaggccgacaatttcaacgggtccggacagcaccgtcactgggtccggacccagaccgcggtccgccatttggtgatgcctgctCTATACACTATACATTTACTTGATAGAGAGTGATGGGCAAAGCAAAGGTTGATCTTGATGCATTGTCATTTTATGTTAtagtacattacagtacatagataaatagataataaatagataaatgcaTTGCAGTCTGAAGTGTCCACATTTCAAAGAAGGTTGATACCGTAACATTAATTGATGCTGCAACGTAAGGTAACAGGACCTGTTTTAGTCTTCATAAAAGTGGTTCAGTCTTCATAAAAGGTACATGGCATCCATATGTAATGATTGAAACAGCAATACAAACAGAGGCATCAGAGCATCCTCTGGTAGCATTGGATTTGCAGGGTTGCTTTTTTCACCTCTGCTATAGTCAGACCTGTGTGTATCGTCTACCTCTCTTGCTTTTTGTCACAATAAGCTGGCAAATATCACACAGAGAGCTTAATGATATCTGTACAGGGGGGAAGCAGGAGCTTTGTAAAAGCAGCACAGTGTATGCAAGCACCATCTTGATTGGGGAAGCACAGTAATTATTACTTATAATGGTTGTGATATGTTTCACTCTATAAAAGACTGCTGCTGACATTCAGACAATACATTTTTAATTTGTATTTAGTGTTTGGTGCTTGCTTGTAGCAAAGAGCCCAGGCTTGTATGtaatacatacatttacatagtgATTACAAAGTGACACACtaagccctcctctctctctctccccagattGATGACGTCATTGACGACATCATCAGCCTTGAGTCCAGTTTCAATGATGACATCATGTCATTGATTGACTCTGGCCTTCAGCTTCCTAATACGGTACGCTTGCCTCCTCTCTTGTTaacatgttgatttgttttacTAATTCATTGTTTAATGTGACCAGTACCAAATGGGGTAAGATTTCTCTTTCCTTGCACGATTTACCAATTAACCAGGAGAATTAACATTCCTGAACCTCAACTGATGTTATTTCTTTTGGTTGTCTAGTATTTTCCCTCTAACAATGTtcatagactctctctctctctctctctctctctctctctctctctctctctctctctctctctctctctctctctctcacacactcgcacacacacactctctctctctctctctctctctctctgtctctgtcactcaccCCCTCTCTTGCTTGCATGCtgatgcacacatactcacacatttgACACGTCACTAATAGCAGTAAGTCTAAGCAGGGTGTGGTGTCCGCCACAGATATGGTGTAGTGGGAATGACCAAAGAACCACACTGGGTAATGGTAGCACCATGCTGGCCAGTTCGTCGCTCATTAGAGTAACCTGAGGTAGTCTTTACGGTCTatttgaggttttttttcctttttaacgGAGGCATCTGACAGAGAGGTTGCACTAGTGGTTTGTCTGAAGATGAGGATTTTGGTTGTGTTGCCAGAgcatgaaaagaaaaggaagaattTTCAGGTAAAGGGCGATGATGAGTTTTCGTGCTTTGACTGAAATCCAGCAACAGAAGTCATATTTTCTGATAGTGGTAAAAACTTTGTCATATCATTCATTGGAAGAGAGTTTCCCATGGTTTGATGTTGAGACTTAAACTGACATTAATttgttttgaaaaacaaaaacaaaaaattaaATGCCTGTTTAATAGCTCCATTTGGTCGTAGTAATCTTTACACTGACTCCTCTTTTTTGCTTCATCCATGTTTTAAATGAGCATGTTTTGTTGTTCCCATAGTTATTTTTCTCTGAAACTTACAGTAAGCACATGACCATTGTTTGACCAGCAATGTGAAAGGGTGGTCTTGTGAATTTTCACAGCTACCAGGGAATCTCCTGGATGTCTACAGCAGTCCTGGCATGGCTACTCCCACCATTACAGTTAGCAACTCCTGTCCAGCAGACCTCCCCAATATCAAAACAGAAATAACAGGTATGGTTGGCATACTCTTGACTTCAGCACAGTGAGAACTAGAATGGCACGCAGTAGAATGCAAACCTCGGCAAAGCACTGTAAAACAAGCAAGATTTTTGTAAGTAAGCAGCCTTACCATCACTCTGATGAATCAGAACCTAGTGGGCACAAAGTTATGCTGACATTGGGACTTGGTGGAACtatgttttattatgatttAGTGGACTCAACAGTAAAGTAAGATATTCcaattctttttttgttttctttttcctttcttaTCATTGAAAAGTAATGTTTGGTCTTTGTTTCTGACACTTCCTGGTACGTGTATGCTAAATGAGAAGTGAAAGCAATTGCTCGGTCTGTCATTCGTTAGAATAGAAGTGTTAAAGTAAAGGCGTTCTGTGAGTCTCCAAAATGTAATGGGTTCATCCTCGACCAGGTGCATACACATATCCTGCAAATTGAATAAAAATTGGGCCAGTCGTTTTTGCATAATCCTGCTAACAAATACATCAACCAACCAAACAGTCTGCAAATAGCATAGTTATAGCATAGATATAAGCCTCCTTCGCAGAGAATATGCGAATGGTGCAAATATGAAGCATCATGATCCTAGGCACACACAGATCCTGTGGAAGACCGAAGATTGTAGTTAAATTGACACCTTAAAGGATGACACTGGTGTTAATAATGTTAATCGTATATTTTTGTGCTATGAATTTGTTTCAGAGGTGGAAGCTAAGGTTCTCATGAAGGAGAGGCAGAAGAAAGACAACCACAACCTCAGTGAGTGGGTCATTTCTCTTTATTggactgaaggtgtgtgtgtgtgtgtgtgtgtgtgtgtgtgtgtgtgtgtgtgtgtgtgtgtgtgtgtgtgtgtgtgtgtgtgtgtgtgtgtgtgtgtgtgtgtgtgtgtgtgtgtgtgtgtgtgtgtgtgtgtgtgtgtgtgtgtgtgtgtgtgtgagagagttactgtacgcacacaccgCTGGCGACTTGAGCTTTCAAgaagctctggacgccctgtcaAGGATGCCGTGGGAAGCATTTACCACACATTATTAATTCacaaaagaaaattgatgtccttaaaggaattatccggagtgaattgcactttagatcaatttacagacgattgggagtacatacgtggagttgacatcaaatcatgtctttcggatgtgttttgagaaagttcgattttaccgtttttagccaaaactcgttagcctggaaatGACCAGGGCATATCAATTAAACTCTATTTTTAAACTTTTTCTAcagttccaaacaacattacacttacgagatagtgagtagagggtccctaaagccaaaccgaagtgtCCCGAGGTCTTCATGTGgttggatagagagtccagaatgaattttaTCGAGCCAGTACCTTTCCGAAAATGTTGCTGCTGTAGTCAGCAATCGACTCCTACGGACTTTCCCCTAAAGatggcagctgcagcagcaacatttCCGGCATGGGTTCATAAACTTATGAGCACAACTGTATATCATAAAGGTGGCGTAGGCCAGatgtttttgatcatattcactgaAACCAACAATATGCTCCAAAAGAACAACATTAATCAGCCGGTTTTAGAAAAAAATTAAACTGTGCTTCTAATACCACCTAgagcctgttatttgttttgcaaaaatccaCCATTCCAGGTTTCTCTGGTCCAATAAGGGCAGGGCTGTATGATCATGGGCAGATATGTCcctaacaaacacaaacaaatggggGAGAAGCATGAGAGTTATACACATTCACAATGTTGTCCCCTCAATCTGCCAGACTTACCAACTGCAGCTTTAAGTCTAAGCCCTGAACCCTCAAAGAACCCACAAAGACTTTGAGAGTTTGAGCGGCTTTAAAGTTTCAACATGTTAACTGGAATAACTGGAGTGTGACACCACATCACTTGTGACATATTGTTAAATTGACAACACAAAATGTGTAGCCTCCCTTTGGATGTGTTTCACCGCATTATGATTTGGTATTAATTCTCTTGGGTAGTGCATAAATTCTGACTTATGGAAACGGGGCacggaaagagtgagagtgagcccTCATGTACCTCATAGTTTCACAGTGGGACAGCTCTAAGCCCTCACAGACTTTGATGGGAATGCAAATCAAAGTTTGTGAGGGGGGACATGGTGATTCAGCCACTCTGTTTGCAGAAAATttaactggggaacataggaccttggGAACAAAGGACCCTGGGAACATAGGGTCCTTGGAACATAGATAGACAGGCACGCACAAgatacagcttcaatcaaaggaGTTGCAGCTTTATTTAGTGACCAACAATTTACTAACTTAACCTCAGTTGTCATCCCATCTAACTTTTATTAGTTTTGCAtatacattttctctctccccctgcactAACAATGCACCAAGTATAAAAAAAGGAGCCTTTTGTTATTGAGGTAGCCACCACTCTTATGACAAGACACTATGCAATTCTGTTGACTCTTCTTTCTACGCTATTGTGCATGCAGGACTGGCCAATTACCTCCTTTGTTCATCATTGGTGGTAGGCTTCGAAACGTGTtcagaacatttgaaaaatactGCGATAAAACTTTTGGTCACTATAAAGTGTCATGCCATTACTTCTTTAGGGAGagaatgtgtacatgtgtgcacactATGAATATTTCACACTGAgctttgtattttgtttgttatgtgtatGGCCTCCATTTGTAGTATTGATTTGTGGTAATGGTCCAGCTTGTCTCTTATTGAGCCTCTTATTGTTCATTTTGCAgttgagaggaggagaaggtttAACATCAATGACCGCATCAAGGAGCTGGGCTCACTCATACCCAAATCCAGTGACCCGTGAGTGTCTgacctttttttgttcataAACTACACTTTGGTAaattatgtatttctttactGCAAATGTATTTGATTTCACACAACTTAATACTAATACTTTCACACTCACCATGTAACATCGAAATGAATTTGAGCAAAAGCTAGTTCTGCAAAAAACACATGGCTCAGGACTCTTAATTCCAGTATGGTGTTCATGTGAGCATATATCTGATGCTATATCCGTGTTCCTCTGGGTCGCTAGGGAGATGCGCTGGAACAAAGGCACCATCCTGAAGGCCTCGGTGGAGTACATCCGCAAGTTGCAGAAGGAGCAGCAGCGAGCTAAAGAGGTGGAGATGAGGCAGAAGAAGCTGGAGCACGCTAACCAGTCCCTTCAGATGCGCATACAGGTCAGctccagacactcacacacacgtacacctgcAGGAGTGGTCACCAGAGTTTgcttcttggtgttttgagcacccaacgttgtcttcaaggcagcgctgcctggaaggcgctaagggttaggcatgggttaaggttaaagaggaactatgcaggattggcgatttcatcttcggtttcgtttttcgttttcgctcgttttatgcttgcatatttctctgcagagcttccccgacagctttagcgtgtatatttatacatatataggctatatataaatatataaattgcaagcgtggttcttcttgttccttacgcgtctcagacttccagatgtaaacaaggagcgatcgtctcctgcagaaactgcaaggttgcaatagcggatagggacactgggggcgggaggaaatcttactgttttcgatgaaactagtcagtcaagcaaaacaacgatttctgagcgattttatgactatgaaaaagttgcatagggtctctttaaggttaatgttagggttaggggtagggataggattaagtgcctttaagtcaacagtggcagcgatgcctggaagacgacgttgagggctcaaaacaccatggaGCCCAGAGTTTAGGAGGTACACAACGGGTTACAAAAGGCCGGTGAAATGGTACAATATGTGATGTTTACTACAATGAAATTCTTTTTGGAATGACTGAAATATTGTGGGACATTGTTATCTAAATGGTCAAAGATGAATAAATGAGGTGCAGTATACAAGCATACGATTAGTGTTTCCAGAACCTTTCTATAACAGCTATAATGGCACAACCATATATTACATTATAATCATAACCTATAATCATAACCTACAGATGAACCAAATTGTTAGTTCTGTAAAGTGTCTCCAATCAAATCCCTCTTCCACTGTGATTGCTTTTGTTTGCCGTAATCGGGACCGTGCTCCTCAGGCGCTGGAGATGCAGGCTCGCCTCCACGGCATCTCCGGTGCCGCTGCACTGGGCCCAGACGCTGCTCTccaggcccagcagcagcagcagcagcagcagcaaggagTCAACCCCCAGGCCTCCCGTGCGGACCTCCACTCCCAGACGCTCCTGAGCCTGGACGTGGGCTCCATAGCGCAGGCCTCCTCGTCCTTCCTCTCCCCGCCACCGTCCGGCTCCCCGGTGGGGGTCACCATCAGCAGCCCCCTGGACCTCGGCGCTCTGAGCTTCGCCGAATTGGACGACCCCGCTGCCACCTCCCTGTACCCCGACGTAGGGCTGGGGGACATCCTGATGGACGAGGACTGTGGCCTGGCACTGGGCCAGTCCACGGCCGAGCCGCTGTTCTCCGTCTCGCCCGGCGCCTCCAagaacagcagcagaagcagcttCAGCATGGAGGAGGACTTGTGACAGAAGCTTGAAGCAATTAGCTGACACaaagactgtgtgcgtgtgtgtgcgtgtgtatgcgtgcgtgttcgtgcgtgtgtgtgcgtgtgcgtgcgtgtgtgtgtgtgtgtgcgtgtgagtgtgtttgtatgcgttgAGGGACAGGGTGTATATGTACTGTGGTGCTTATTATGTCCATGTTTAACAgaaattgcatgtttttttgtttttgttttttttatgcggTGAGATTACCCTTTCAGAACCTCGCCACAGCTTACGTTTTCCTAATGGCTTAGTCATACATCACTCTCAATCAGTTAGTATGATAAAACAAGGCATACCTCACAGGCTACACAGAATAGATAGTCAGTGATCAGTCATTCCCTGGAATGAACGATTTTAATCAGTAATCATGCAAAATATAGCtaatataataacaacaaacagtaGCACAAATATGGCTTGCCAGTGTGGAAGTTGTAA
It includes:
- the tfe3b gene encoding transcription factor E3b, with the protein product MSSRVLLRQQLMREQAQEQERREAQQQASVAQLRASDSSPAISVTVPPSAARPPPAQVPVEVLKVQTHLENPTKYHIQQAQRQQVKQYLSTTLGNKVATQTLGVSPVLQSSSAPEMAPSASSAPNSPMALLNLGSHKEEIDDVIDDIISLESSFNDDIMSLIDSGLQLPNTLPGNLLDVYSSPGMATPTITVSNSCPADLPNIKTEITEVEAKVLMKERQKKDNHNLIERRRRFNINDRIKELGSLIPKSSDPEMRWNKGTILKASVEYIRKLQKEQQRAKEVEMRQKKLEHANQSLQMRIQALEMQARLHGISGAAALGPDAALQAQQQQQQQQQGVNPQASRADLHSQTLLSLDVGSIAQASSSFLSPPPSGSPVGVTISSPLDLGALSFAELDDPAATSLYPDVGLGDILMDEDCGLALGQSTAEPLFSVSPGASKNSSRSSFSMEEDL